The Chryseobacterium sp. LJ668 genome segment CTTTTGTCTGCAAAATCCATTGCCAGTTTTGTACTTTTTTCGGCTTCTACAGCAGCAAGGTAGACTTCGTAATTAGCATCCACATCAAACTGGGCCTTTTGTACATTTTGTTTTACAGCTTGTTTTTGTTGGTCTAAAGAATTTTTGGCAATGCTTTCGTTAATTTTTGACTGTTCTACCTGCAGCTTGGTAATTCCTTTGTTAAAAATAGGAATATTCACAGAAACTCCCCCCTGCTGACCAAAATTATCTTTGTACTGACTGAAAAATGTAGGATCAATAATTGAATTACCAAATTGATCAGTTCGCGGTAAAATATTATTGTAAAAACTTCCTATACCGATGCTTGCAGTTACTGTTGGCCAAAATGCTGTTCTGGTCACTTCTGTCTGTGCAATGGCAGATTTTATTCTGCTTTCTGCTGCTTTTACCTGTGGCTGATTTTCGTATGCTGTATTTAAAACCTCATCAACAGAGATTAGCTGCGGACTTAGCTGCTCACCGATTTCAACATTTTCAACATCAAAATCTTTATAATCCTGCAGTTGTAACAACTGAGCTAAAGCAAATAAGCTTCTTCCTACATTAATTTCGGCGGTTTTCAGGTTTTGTTTTTCTCTTGCCCATGCCGCTTCGGCTTCCGCCACAATGGTTTGAGCAGTCGTTCCTACTTCTGTTGTAATTTTTGCTCTATCAAACTGTTTTTTTGCGTTTTCGGTAGCGCTTTGTGCAATTTTTACAATCTCCTTATTCAATAAAGTAGTTAAGTATTGCTGAGCAATCTGAAGGGAAATATCATTTTTAATTGTTTCAATATCATATTGGCTTGCTTCTACATCAAACTGTGTTTTTCTGATGGTCTTCTCTAATCTTCCATAGTTAAAGATCAAAACATCAGCTCCGATATTGATATTATTGCTGAATCTGTCGTTTCTGATACTTCCTGTTCCTAAAGACGCTTGCCCGAAACTTACATTGTTCCCTAAATTTGCAGAGACTGACGGAAGATAGT includes the following:
- a CDS encoding TolC family protein; this translates as MKKVLVIILGLSGLGLSAQKKWSLRECVDYAVEHNLQVIQNQYSKQIQDANLKIAQNNYLPSVSANLGNNVSFGQASLGTGSIRNDRFSNNINIGADVLIFNYGRLEKTIRKTQFDVEASQYDIETIKNDISLQIAQQYLTTLLNKEIVKIAQSATENAKKQFDRAKITTEVGTTAQTIVAEAEAAWAREKQNLKTAEINVGRSLFALAQLLQLQDYKDFDVENVEIGEQLSPQLISVDEVLNTAYENQPQVKAAESRIKSAIAQTEVTRTAFWPTVTASIGIGSFYNNILPRTDQFGNSIIDPTFFSQYKDNFGQQGGVSVNIPIFNKGITKLQVEQSKINESIAKNSLDQQKQAVKQNVQKAQFDVDANYEVYLAAVEAEKSTKLAMDFADKSYVAGRGTIYDLNIARNNYANAQGSVEQAKYNYLFSLKLLNFYAEIPLSL